A stretch of the Bubalus kerabau isolate K-KA32 ecotype Philippines breed swamp buffalo chromosome 11, PCC_UOA_SB_1v2, whole genome shotgun sequence genome encodes the following:
- the SEPTIN10 gene encoding septin-10 isoform X2: MASEVARHLLFQSHITTKTAHTSSQVSDHEQKQKDSPRSLTMSGHVGFESLPDQLVNRSIQQGFCFNILCVGETGIGKSTLIDTLFNTNFEDHESSHFYPHVRLKAQTYELQESNVRLKLTIVNTVGFGDQVNKEESYQPIVDYIDAQFEAYLQEELKIKRSLFNYHDSRVHVCLYFISPTGHSLKTLDLLTMKSLDSKVNIIPVIAKADAISKTELQKFKIKLMSELVSNGVQIYQFPTDDETIAKINASMNGHLPFAVVGSMDEVKVGNKMVKARQYPWGVVQVENENHCDFVKLREMLICTNMEDLRDQTHTRHYELYRRRKLEEMGFMDVGPENQPLSLQETYEAKRHEFYGERQRKEEEMKQLFVQRVKEKEAILKEAERELQAKFEHLKRVHQEEKLRLEEKRRLLEEEIMAFSKKKATSEIYQNQTFMTPGSNLRKDKDRKNSNFM; this comes from the exons CAAAAAGACAGCCCTCGCTCTTTAACCATGTCTGGCCATGTTGGTTTTGAGAGTCTGCCTGATCAGCTGGTCAACAGGTCGATCCAGCAAGGCTTCTGCTTTAATATTCTCTGTGTGG GGGAGACTGGAATTGGAAAATCAACGCTGATTGACACACTGTTTAATACTAATTTTGAAGACCATGAATCCTCACATTTTTACCCACATGTTAGACTTAAAGCACAGACGTATGAACTCCAGGAAAGTAACGTTCGATTGAAACTAACCATCGTGAATACAGTGGGATTTGGTGACCAAGTAAACAAAGAAGAGAG cTACCAACCAATAGTTGACTACATAGATGCTCAGTTTGAAGCTTACCTCCAAGAAGAGCTGAAGATCAAGCGCTCTCTCTTTAACTACCATGACTCCCGTGTCCACGTGTGCCTCTACTTCATCTCCCCGACAGGCCACTCCCTGAAGACACTGGATCTCTTGACCATGAAGAGCCTGGACAGCAAG gTGAACATTATACCAGTGATTGCCAAAGCAGATGCAATTTCTAAAACTGAATTACAGAAGTTTAAGATCAAGCTCATGAGTGAACTGGTCAGCAATGGTGTTCAGATATACCAATTCCCAACAGATGATGAAACTATTGCTAAGATCAATGCTTCAATGAAT GGACACCTGCCATTTGCTGTGGTGGGAAGTATGGATGAAGTGAAAGTTGGAAATAAGATGGTCAAAGCTCGCCAGTATCCCTGGGGTGTCGTACAAG TGGAGAATGAAAACCACTGCGACTTTGTCAAGCTCCGGGAGATGCTCATTTGTACAAACATGGAGGATCTTCGAGACCAGACCCACACGAGGCATTATGAGCTGTACCGGCGCCGCAAGCTGGAGGAGATGGGCTTCATGGACGTGGGCCCAGAGAACCAGCCACTCAG TCTTCAGGAGACCTACGAAGccaagagacatgagttctatGGTGAGCgccagaggaaggaagaagagatgaaGCAGCTATTTGTGCAGCGCGTGAAGGAGAAAGAAGCCATCCTGAAAGAAGCTGAGAGAGAG CTCCAGGCCAAGTTTGAGCACCTTAAAAGAGTCCACCAAGAGGAGAAGCTGAGgctggaagagaagagaagacttCTGGAAGAAGAAATCATGGCTTTCTCCAAGAAGAAAGCTACTTCTGAGATATACCAGAACCAGACCTTTATGACCCCAGGCAGCAACCTGAGGAAGGACAAGGATCGCAAGAA ctCCAATTTTATGTAA
- the SEPTIN10 gene encoding septin-10 isoform X1, protein MASEVARHLLFQSHITTKTAHTSSQVSDHEQKQKDSPRSLTMSGHVGFESLPDQLVNRSIQQGFCFNILCVGETGIGKSTLIDTLFNTNFEDHESSHFYPHVRLKAQTYELQESNVRLKLTIVNTVGFGDQVNKEESYQPIVDYIDAQFEAYLQEELKIKRSLFNYHDSRVHVCLYFISPTGHSLKTLDLLTMKSLDSKVNIIPVIAKADAISKTELQKFKIKLMSELVSNGVQIYQFPTDDETIAKINASMNGHLPFAVVGSMDEVKVGNKMVKARQYPWGVVQVENENHCDFVKLREMLICTNMEDLRDQTHTRHYELYRRRKLEEMGFMDVGPENQPLSLQETYEAKRHEFYGERQRKEEEMKQLFVQRVKEKEAILKEAERELQAKFEHLKRVHQEEKLRLEEKRRLLEEEIMAFSKKKATSEIYQNQTFMTPGSNLRKDKDRKKISNAQPLEGGSRRAAESSQAGSLASRARPVLQR, encoded by the exons CAAAAAGACAGCCCTCGCTCTTTAACCATGTCTGGCCATGTTGGTTTTGAGAGTCTGCCTGATCAGCTGGTCAACAGGTCGATCCAGCAAGGCTTCTGCTTTAATATTCTCTGTGTGG GGGAGACTGGAATTGGAAAATCAACGCTGATTGACACACTGTTTAATACTAATTTTGAAGACCATGAATCCTCACATTTTTACCCACATGTTAGACTTAAAGCACAGACGTATGAACTCCAGGAAAGTAACGTTCGATTGAAACTAACCATCGTGAATACAGTGGGATTTGGTGACCAAGTAAACAAAGAAGAGAG cTACCAACCAATAGTTGACTACATAGATGCTCAGTTTGAAGCTTACCTCCAAGAAGAGCTGAAGATCAAGCGCTCTCTCTTTAACTACCATGACTCCCGTGTCCACGTGTGCCTCTACTTCATCTCCCCGACAGGCCACTCCCTGAAGACACTGGATCTCTTGACCATGAAGAGCCTGGACAGCAAG gTGAACATTATACCAGTGATTGCCAAAGCAGATGCAATTTCTAAAACTGAATTACAGAAGTTTAAGATCAAGCTCATGAGTGAACTGGTCAGCAATGGTGTTCAGATATACCAATTCCCAACAGATGATGAAACTATTGCTAAGATCAATGCTTCAATGAAT GGACACCTGCCATTTGCTGTGGTGGGAAGTATGGATGAAGTGAAAGTTGGAAATAAGATGGTCAAAGCTCGCCAGTATCCCTGGGGTGTCGTACAAG TGGAGAATGAAAACCACTGCGACTTTGTCAAGCTCCGGGAGATGCTCATTTGTACAAACATGGAGGATCTTCGAGACCAGACCCACACGAGGCATTATGAGCTGTACCGGCGCCGCAAGCTGGAGGAGATGGGCTTCATGGACGTGGGCCCAGAGAACCAGCCACTCAG TCTTCAGGAGACCTACGAAGccaagagacatgagttctatGGTGAGCgccagaggaaggaagaagagatgaaGCAGCTATTTGTGCAGCGCGTGAAGGAGAAAGAAGCCATCCTGAAAGAAGCTGAGAGAGAG CTCCAGGCCAAGTTTGAGCACCTTAAAAGAGTCCACCAAGAGGAGAAGCTGAGgctggaagagaagagaagacttCTGGAAGAAGAAATCATGGCTTTCTCCAAGAAGAAAGCTACTTCTGAGATATACCAGAACCAGACCTTTATGACCCCAGGCAGCAACCTGAGGAAGGACAAGGATCGCAAGAA GATCAGTAATGCCCAGCCTCTGGAAGGTGGGAGCAGGAGAGCCGCTGAGTCCTCGCAGGCAGGTAGCCTGGCCTCCCGAGCCCGGCCAGTGCTGCAGCGCTGA
- the SEPTIN10 gene encoding septin-10 isoform X3, which yields MSGHVGFESLPDQLVNRSIQQGFCFNILCVGETGIGKSTLIDTLFNTNFEDHESSHFYPHVRLKAQTYELQESNVRLKLTIVNTVGFGDQVNKEESYQPIVDYIDAQFEAYLQEELKIKRSLFNYHDSRVHVCLYFISPTGHSLKTLDLLTMKSLDSKVNIIPVIAKADAISKTELQKFKIKLMSELVSNGVQIYQFPTDDETIAKINASMNGHLPFAVVGSMDEVKVGNKMVKARQYPWGVVQVENENHCDFVKLREMLICTNMEDLRDQTHTRHYELYRRRKLEEMGFMDVGPENQPLSLQETYEAKRHEFYGERQRKEEEMKQLFVQRVKEKEAILKEAERELQAKFEHLKRVHQEEKLRLEEKRRLLEEEIMAFSKKKATSEIYQNQTFMTPGSNLRKDKDRKKISNAQPLEGGSRRAAESSQAGSLASRARPVLQR from the exons ATGTCTGGCCATGTTGGTTTTGAGAGTCTGCCTGATCAGCTGGTCAACAGGTCGATCCAGCAAGGCTTCTGCTTTAATATTCTCTGTGTGG GGGAGACTGGAATTGGAAAATCAACGCTGATTGACACACTGTTTAATACTAATTTTGAAGACCATGAATCCTCACATTTTTACCCACATGTTAGACTTAAAGCACAGACGTATGAACTCCAGGAAAGTAACGTTCGATTGAAACTAACCATCGTGAATACAGTGGGATTTGGTGACCAAGTAAACAAAGAAGAGAG cTACCAACCAATAGTTGACTACATAGATGCTCAGTTTGAAGCTTACCTCCAAGAAGAGCTGAAGATCAAGCGCTCTCTCTTTAACTACCATGACTCCCGTGTCCACGTGTGCCTCTACTTCATCTCCCCGACAGGCCACTCCCTGAAGACACTGGATCTCTTGACCATGAAGAGCCTGGACAGCAAG gTGAACATTATACCAGTGATTGCCAAAGCAGATGCAATTTCTAAAACTGAATTACAGAAGTTTAAGATCAAGCTCATGAGTGAACTGGTCAGCAATGGTGTTCAGATATACCAATTCCCAACAGATGATGAAACTATTGCTAAGATCAATGCTTCAATGAAT GGACACCTGCCATTTGCTGTGGTGGGAAGTATGGATGAAGTGAAAGTTGGAAATAAGATGGTCAAAGCTCGCCAGTATCCCTGGGGTGTCGTACAAG TGGAGAATGAAAACCACTGCGACTTTGTCAAGCTCCGGGAGATGCTCATTTGTACAAACATGGAGGATCTTCGAGACCAGACCCACACGAGGCATTATGAGCTGTACCGGCGCCGCAAGCTGGAGGAGATGGGCTTCATGGACGTGGGCCCAGAGAACCAGCCACTCAG TCTTCAGGAGACCTACGAAGccaagagacatgagttctatGGTGAGCgccagaggaaggaagaagagatgaaGCAGCTATTTGTGCAGCGCGTGAAGGAGAAAGAAGCCATCCTGAAAGAAGCTGAGAGAGAG CTCCAGGCCAAGTTTGAGCACCTTAAAAGAGTCCACCAAGAGGAGAAGCTGAGgctggaagagaagagaagacttCTGGAAGAAGAAATCATGGCTTTCTCCAAGAAGAAAGCTACTTCTGAGATATACCAGAACCAGACCTTTATGACCCCAGGCAGCAACCTGAGGAAGGACAAGGATCGCAAGAA GATCAGTAATGCCCAGCCTCTGGAAGGTGGGAGCAGGAGAGCCGCTGAGTCCTCGCAGGCAGGTAGCCTGGCCTCCCGAGCCCGGCCAGTGCTGCAGCGCTGA